The Flavobacterium sp. K5-23 genome segment CGTGAGATATGCAGTGAAGGAAGCGAAACGGCAAAATCCGGTACTGACGAACAGAAACGGCATAAGAGGCTGTTATACGAGGATAAGCAAGCACAGCATTGCAACGTCCAAAGATTATCAAAATCGTATCTCAGTAGATGTCGCAGGGATTGGACGAAGGAAAAAGCTCTTACCAGGGGAGGTCTTTGCAACCACGAGTTGGTAAAGTAAAGAAGTCAGCAGAAGTCATAGTACTTGGGGCAACGAGTTGCGAATAGATACCGCACAAGTCTCACAAACAAGGAAGGACTGAACGCAAGTGGTTCTTAATTTCTAAAGGAATGACGCAAGTTATAGCCCTAGAAAAGCGGAACAGGAAGAATTTAATGTAAAACTTAAGAATGATTGCACAAGTAACACATCCTTACAATCTCCAAAAGGCGCTACGTCAAGTAGTAGTCAACAAAGGTAGTGCTGGCGTTGATGGTTTAAAAACCACTCAGCTGACGGATTATTTCCGTGAACATAAATCTGCATTACTGGAAGATATTAAGAATGACCGTTATCTACCGCAACCCATCCTTGGGGTGGAGATTCCCAAAGGAGGCGGAAAGTTCCGACTCTTGGGAATCCCAACAGTAGTCGACAGACTACTTCAACAAGCCGTATCACAAGCGATGATGCCAAGATTCGAAAAGGATTTTAGTGTGAATAGTTTCGGATTTCGACCCAATAAAAATGCCCGCCAAGCGGTAGGCAAAGCCTTGGGAAACATTCACGAAGGCTACAATTATATTGTAGATATTGACCTAAAGAACTTCTTTGACGAAGTCGATCATTGCTTGTTGCTGAACCTAATTTACCAAAAGGTAAAATGCCCAACGACTTTACGGTTAATCCGCAAATGGTTGCGAGTGCCTATACTCATCAAAGGAAAACTAGTCAAACGTAGAAAAGGAGTTCCGCAAGGGAGTCCAATTAGTCCGCTTTTGTCAAATATCCTACTCCACGAATTGGACAAGGAATTGACAAGAAAAGGAGTGAAGTTTGTTCGTTATGCCGATGATTTTAGCATTTACACCAAATCGAAAACCCAAGCCAAAACGGTTGGTAATGCTATCTTTCTGTTTTTGAGAGACAAGCTAAAACTGACTATTAATCAAGAAAAGAGTGGGATTAGAAAACCGATTCAGTTCACGATATTGGGCTTTTCGTTTGCATCGACCTATCAAAAAGGCGTAAAAGGCAGGTATCAATTAACGGTAGGAAAGAAAGCTTGGGCAAAACTCAAGCAAAGTTTAAAGGAAGCGACCCGCAAAACTGCACCTAGAAGTTTCGAGGAACGTATCCGAAAAATCAATGAAATTCAACGAGGATGGTTAAACTATTTTCGGGGAACGAGTATTCAAGGAAAGCTACGAGATATTGATGGTTGGTTGCGCAATCGTCTGCGCTATTGCATTTGGACGGATTGGAAGAAACCCGAACGCAAAAGGAAAAACCTGATGCGACTAGGAGTTGATAAAGACCACGCCTATGCTTGGAGCAGGACAAGAAAAGGAGGCTGGCGTATTGCTCAAAGTCCGATTCTAACTTCTACAATTACCCTACTACGGCTTAAGAAGAAAGGCTATCGGTCTATGTTGGAAACACACATTGAACTCAACCCATCACTTTGCGAACCGCCGTATACGTGACCCGTACGTACGGTGGTGTGAGAGGCGCACTCCGTTAGTTTCTAGCGGAGCCGTCTACTCGATTAGCCGTTCGGTTTTATTTCTTATTAAATAACTGTATTATTTCTAAATTTTCTTTTTCTATCTCTTTTTTATATTCTTCTTTTGTTATTTTTATTGAACGTAAACTTTCAAT includes the following:
- the ltrA gene encoding group II intron reverse transcriptase/maturase, whose protein sequence is MIAQVTHPYNLQKALRQVVVNKGSAGVDGLKTTQLTDYFREHKSALLEDIKNDRYLPQPILGVEIPKGGGKFRLLGIPTVVDRLLQQAVSQAMMPRFEKDFSVNSFGFRPNKNARQAVGKALGNIHEGYNYIVDIDLKNFFDEVDHCLLLNLIYQKVKCPTTLRLIRKWLRVPILIKGKLVKRRKGVPQGSPISPLLSNILLHELDKELTRKGVKFVRYADDFSIYTKSKTQAKTVGNAIFLFLRDKLKLTINQEKSGIRKPIQFTILGFSFASTYQKGVKGRYQLTVGKKAWAKLKQSLKEATRKTAPRSFEERIRKINEIQRGWLNYFRGTSIQGKLRDIDGWLRNRLRYCIWTDWKKPERKRKNLMRLGVDKDHAYAWSRTRKGGWRIAQSPILTSTITLLRLKKKGYRSMLETHIELNPSLCEPPYT